One genomic segment of Stenotrophomonas sp. 704A1 includes these proteins:
- a CDS encoding CGNR zinc finger domain-containing protein has translation MDQRRQHEFIAGTPALDFVDTFGDRAGTGRERLVDPAALAGWLDQAGLWPDAPPSAPTHAELLAAQSLREAIHRCALQAIHGRAFAQPDLEHLNRAALQMPPRPQLGNGVLRRVSARPVDAALSVLAEDALMLLAGPRRQRIRQCPECAMVFEDTSRPGKRRWCSSKQGCGNRAKVRAHRARRVQDSLKG, from the coding sequence ATGGATCAGCGCCGCCAACATGAATTCATCGCCGGCACCCCCGCGCTGGACTTTGTCGATACGTTCGGTGATCGCGCAGGCACTGGCCGCGAACGCCTGGTCGACCCAGCCGCGCTTGCCGGTTGGCTGGACCAGGCCGGCCTGTGGCCCGACGCTCCCCCTTCCGCACCCACCCACGCCGAGCTGCTCGCGGCGCAATCGCTGCGCGAGGCCATCCATCGATGCGCGTTGCAGGCGATCCACGGCCGTGCGTTCGCCCAGCCCGACCTTGAACACCTCAACCGCGCGGCACTGCAGATGCCGCCACGGCCACAGCTTGGCAACGGCGTGCTGCGGCGGGTGAGCGCGCGGCCGGTCGATGCAGCGCTGTCCGTGCTCGCCGAAGACGCCCTGATGCTGCTGGCGGGCCCGAGGCGGCAGCGGATACGGCAATGCCCCGAATGCGCCATGGTGTTCGAGGACACCTCGCGCCCGGGCAAGCGGCGCTGGTGTTCGTCGAAGCAGGGCTGCGGCAATCGCGCCAAGGTCCGGGCGCACAGGGCCCGGCGTGTGCAGGACTCACTGAAGGGATGA
- a CDS encoding RNA polymerase sigma factor, with the protein MNSVRIWEKSYELRRRLLRGFFLRRGSASEDAEDLAQEVYLRLLRSTGEDAAAIENPEAYLFTVAANLAREHARTRSSLPPLQDVDLLAEVLKSEEDIEGEFERAQHWNDIRSTIAQLPATTRRVMELHYRDGLDCPTISQQLQVSVHMVRKHIGKGLDACRKALGAREHT; encoded by the coding sequence GTGAACAGCGTGAGGATCTGGGAGAAGAGCTACGAACTGCGGCGACGGCTGCTGCGTGGCTTCTTCCTGCGCCGCGGCTCGGCCAGCGAGGATGCGGAGGATCTGGCGCAGGAGGTCTACCTGCGCCTGCTGCGCAGCACCGGCGAGGACGCCGCGGCGATCGAGAACCCGGAAGCCTACCTGTTCACCGTGGCCGCCAATCTGGCCCGCGAACACGCGCGCACGCGTTCATCGCTGCCGCCCCTGCAGGATGTCGACCTGTTGGCCGAGGTGTTGAAGAGCGAGGAGGACATCGAAGGCGAGTTCGAACGCGCGCAGCACTGGAACGACATCCGCAGCACCATCGCGCAGCTGCCGGCGACCACGCGACGGGTGATGGAACTGCATTACCGCGATGGGCTGGACTGCCCGACCATCAGCCAGCAGCTGCAGGTATCGGTGCACATGGTGCGCAAGCATATCGGCAAGGGGCTGGACGCCTGCAGGAAGGCGCTCGGCGCCAGGGAGCACACATGA
- a CDS encoding FecR family protein: protein MNRQPPHDPDDGIARQAADWFLCNREGPLGQDQRIEFLEWMQRSPEHVRAYLRVLALHRRVGEALQPALAEEAALPSPRASSAKVVPLFAAAAAPSRAAPRVGRARWLAAAAVACVAVLGASLLPAAMPVEQTYSADHGELRDLVLPDQTRVRLNADSRLRVRIGWFSRRAELLQGEATFDIAGDRRPFEVQVNGLQIRDIGTVFDVSRRLQSTRIGVVSGEVEVWSQGRDAARLAQLGAGRVVQVDARSHAVESLDMPLSMLLDWQQRKVSFLDERLDEVAAAFNRHNQVQVRVLDDGAASARLSGSLDAHRIGALQAFLERDPRFVVRREGDTVRVGSR, encoded by the coding sequence ATGAACCGGCAGCCGCCCCACGATCCCGACGATGGGATCGCCCGCCAGGCCGCGGACTGGTTCCTGTGCAACCGCGAAGGACCATTGGGCCAGGACCAGCGGATCGAATTTCTCGAGTGGATGCAGCGCTCGCCCGAACACGTGCGCGCCTATCTGCGCGTGCTTGCCCTGCATCGGCGGGTGGGCGAGGCGTTGCAGCCGGCGTTGGCCGAAGAGGCGGCGTTGCCGTCGCCGCGGGCCAGTTCGGCCAAGGTGGTGCCGTTGTTCGCGGCGGCAGCGGCTCCGTCGCGGGCCGCGCCACGGGTCGGCCGTGCGCGCTGGCTGGCGGCGGCCGCGGTGGCCTGCGTGGCAGTGCTCGGCGCCAGTCTGTTGCCGGCGGCGATGCCGGTCGAGCAGACCTACAGTGCCGACCACGGCGAGCTGCGCGACCTGGTGCTGCCCGACCAGACCCGGGTACGGCTCAACGCAGACAGCCGCCTGCGCGTGCGCATCGGCTGGTTCAGCCGCAGGGCGGAACTGCTGCAGGGCGAGGCCACATTCGACATTGCCGGCGACCGGCGTCCGTTCGAGGTGCAGGTGAACGGACTGCAGATCCGCGACATCGGCACGGTGTTCGATGTGTCGCGGCGGCTGCAGAGCACGCGCATCGGCGTGGTTTCCGGTGAGGTGGAGGTGTGGAGCCAGGGCCGGGACGCGGCACGCCTTGCGCAGCTGGGCGCAGGCCGGGTGGTGCAGGTCGATGCACGCAGCCACGCCGTGGAATCGCTGGACATGCCGTTGTCGATGCTGCTGGACTGGCAGCAGCGCAAGGTGTCCTTCCTCGATGAGCGACTGGACGAGGTCGCTGCTGCCTTCAACCGCCACAACCAGGTGCAGGTACGGGTGCTGGACGATGGCGCGGCGTCGGCGCGGCTGTCGGGCAGCCTGGATGCGCATCGCATCGGCGCATTGCAGGCATTCCTCGAGCGCGATCCGCGTTTCGTGGTACGTCGCGAAGGCGACACGGTGCGGGTCGGCAGCCGCTGA
- the aceE gene encoding pyruvate dehydrogenase (acetyl-transferring), homodimeric type: MNHAPTPIDTDPLETREWRESLEAVLQAGGRPRAHYLIDQLSDLDAQQHGDLHTRAWTAYVNTIPRERQPAYPGDLAIEARLNAMIRWNAMVMVLRAGRHSNVGGHIATYQSAAVLYDVGFDHFFRGRTDTFDGDMIYIQGHSAPGIYARAYLEGRIDPARMDNFRREAGRDGLSSYPHPRLMPAFWQFPTVSMGLGPLTAAYQARYMRYLEYRGLKEHQGRKVWAFLGDGEMDQPESLAAISLAGRERLDNLVFVVNCNLQRLDGPVRGNGKVIQELEGTFRAAGWNVIKLIWGSGWDDLLARDHNGLLRRRMMECVDGDYQTFKSQSGAYVREHFFGRDPELLQRVAHMSDDDIWALARGGHDPQKVFAAYQQAVNTSGRPTVILAKTVKGFGMGDAGEGQNINHQLKKMSADAVRAFRDRFNLPVSDEQLEEMPYLRPEPGSAEAVYFAERRRIQGGQLPSRLARVDPLPLPPLSIFTTQLQGSGDRGQSTTMGFVRILTRLLKDPELGKRVIPIVPDESRTFGMEGLFRQIGIHSYLGQLYTPQDAGQLSYYKEAKDGQILQEGINESGAICSWIAAGTAYSNHGLATIPFYIFYSMFGLQRVGDLAWAAADARTRGFLLGATSGRTTLMGEGLQHDDGHSHVLASVIPSCVSYDPTYTFELAVIIHDGLRRMYVEQEDIYYYITLLNENYPHPALPEGAEAGILKGLYLLRPAAADAAARPCVQLMGSGAILREVLAAADLLQQDFGIASTVWSATSLTELRRDGLAAERWNLLHPAEAPRVPYVQQCLHGHDGPLVAATDYMKIVADQIRPFLGDRRFIALGTDGFGRSDTRESLRAFFEVDRHFIVLASLKALADEGRIERSRMQDAIDRYGIDTGKQDPAAP, translated from the coding sequence ATGAACCACGCCCCCACCCCCATCGACACCGACCCGCTGGAAACACGCGAGTGGCGCGAATCGCTGGAGGCGGTGCTGCAGGCCGGGGGCCGGCCACGCGCGCATTACCTCATCGATCAGTTGAGCGACCTGGACGCCCAGCAGCACGGTGACCTGCATACCCGCGCCTGGACTGCCTACGTCAACACCATTCCGCGCGAACGCCAGCCGGCCTACCCCGGTGATCTGGCCATCGAGGCCCGGCTGAACGCGATGATCCGCTGGAACGCGATGGTCATGGTGCTGCGCGCCGGCAGGCATTCCAACGTCGGCGGCCACATCGCCACCTACCAGTCGGCGGCGGTGCTGTACGACGTGGGCTTCGACCACTTCTTCCGCGGACGCACCGACACCTTCGACGGCGACATGATCTACATCCAGGGCCATTCCGCCCCGGGCATCTACGCGCGCGCATACCTGGAAGGCCGCATCGACCCGGCACGGATGGACAACTTCCGCCGCGAAGCTGGCCGCGACGGGCTCTCCTCCTATCCGCATCCGCGGCTGATGCCGGCGTTCTGGCAGTTCCCCACCGTGTCGATGGGCCTGGGCCCACTGACCGCCGCCTACCAGGCGCGCTACATGCGCTACCTGGAATACCGCGGCCTGAAAGAACACCAGGGCCGCAAGGTCTGGGCCTTCCTCGGCGACGGTGAGATGGACCAGCCCGAATCGCTGGCCGCGATTTCGCTGGCCGGCCGCGAACGGCTGGACAACCTCGTGTTCGTGGTCAACTGCAACCTGCAGCGCCTGGACGGTCCGGTGCGCGGCAACGGCAAGGTCATCCAGGAACTGGAAGGCACCTTCCGCGCCGCCGGCTGGAACGTGATCAAGCTGATCTGGGGCAGCGGCTGGGACGACCTGCTGGCGCGCGATCACAATGGCCTGCTGCGCCGGCGCATGATGGAATGCGTGGACGGAGACTACCAGACCTTCAAGTCGCAGAGCGGCGCCTACGTCCGCGAGCACTTCTTCGGCCGCGACCCCGAGCTGCTGCAGCGGGTCGCGCACATGAGCGACGATGACATCTGGGCACTGGCGCGCGGCGGCCATGATCCGCAGAAGGTGTTCGCCGCTTACCAGCAGGCGGTGAACACCAGCGGACGGCCGACCGTGATCCTGGCCAAGACGGTCAAGGGTTTCGGCATGGGCGACGCCGGCGAAGGCCAGAACATCAACCACCAGCTGAAGAAGATGAGCGCCGACGCGGTGCGCGCCTTCCGCGACCGCTTCAACCTGCCGGTCAGCGACGAACAGCTGGAGGAGATGCCGTACCTGCGCCCGGAACCGGGCAGCGCCGAAGCCGTCTACTTCGCCGAGCGCCGGCGCATCCAGGGCGGGCAGTTGCCTTCGCGCCTGGCCCGTGTCGATCCGCTGCCGTTGCCGCCGCTGTCGATCTTCACTACCCAGCTGCAGGGCAGTGGTGATCGTGGCCAGTCCACCACCATGGGCTTCGTGCGCATCCTCACCCGCCTGCTGAAGGATCCGGAGCTGGGCAAGCGGGTGATTCCGATCGTGCCCGATGAATCGCGCACCTTCGGCATGGAAGGCCTGTTCCGCCAGATCGGCATCCATTCCTACCTGGGCCAGCTGTACACCCCGCAGGACGCCGGCCAGCTGAGCTACTACAAGGAAGCCAAGGACGGTCAGATCCTGCAGGAAGGCATCAACGAATCCGGCGCGATCTGCTCATGGATCGCCGCCGGTACCGCCTACAGCAACCACGGCCTGGCCACGATCCCGTTCTACATCTTCTACTCGATGTTCGGCCTGCAGCGCGTGGGTGACCTGGCCTGGGCCGCCGCCGATGCGCGTACCCGTGGCTTCCTGCTCGGCGCCACCTCCGGCCGCACCACGCTGATGGGCGAAGGCCTGCAGCATGACGACGGCCACAGCCATGTGCTGGCATCGGTGATTCCCAGCTGCGTGTCCTACGACCCCACCTACACCTTCGAACTGGCGGTGATCATCCACGACGGTCTGCGCCGGATGTATGTGGAGCAGGAAGACATCTACTACTACATCACCCTGCTCAACGAGAACTACCCGCACCCTGCCCTGCCCGAAGGCGCCGAGGCCGGCATCCTCAAGGGCCTGTACCTGCTGCGCCCGGCCGCCGCCGATGCCGCCGCGCGCCCCTGCGTCCAGCTGATGGGCAGCGGTGCGATCCTGCGCGAGGTGCTGGCTGCCGCCGATCTGCTGCAGCAGGATTTCGGCATCGCCAGCACGGTGTGGAGCGCGACCAGCCTGACCGAACTGCGCCGCGACGGCCTGGCCGCCGAACGCTGGAACCTGCTGCACCCGGCCGAGGCGCCGCGCGTGCCCTACGTGCAGCAGTGCCTGCATGGCCACGACGGCCCGCTGGTGGCGGCCACCGACTACATGAAGATTGTCGCCGACCAGATCCGTCCTTTCCTCGGCGACCGCCGTTTCATCGCGCTCGGCACCGACGGCTTCGGCCGTTCGGATACCCGTGAATCGCTGCGCGCCTTCTTTGAAGTGGACCGCCACTTCATCGTGCTGGCATCACTGAAGGCGCTGGCCGACGAGGGACGCATCGAGCGCTCGCGGATGCAGGACGCCATCGACAGGTACGGCATCGATACCGGCAAACAGGATCCTGCCGCGCCGTAG
- a CDS encoding LuxR family transcriptional regulator — translation MKLLPVVLLSTLLLPASPLLAADATPSPSPLLGRWALDIATSALPEAQRPQRVELEFRDVGGGRWSSHVDIVLHDGKPMTSAGTLALDGTPGPLSGTYGADQANLKLPAPNTLVMQLVDHGTPASTRIYTVAADHSTLTETKAFYRHDGTPILQTNLFKRIP, via the coding sequence ATGAAGCTGTTGCCTGTCGTGCTGTTGTCCACCCTGCTGCTGCCGGCGTCGCCGTTGCTGGCGGCCGATGCCACCCCGTCACCGTCACCGCTGCTGGGCCGCTGGGCGCTGGACATCGCCACGTCTGCGTTGCCCGAAGCGCAACGCCCACAACGGGTCGAGCTGGAATTCCGCGACGTCGGTGGCGGCCGCTGGAGTTCCCACGTGGACATCGTGCTGCACGACGGCAAGCCGATGACATCGGCCGGCACGCTGGCCCTGGATGGCACGCCGGGGCCGTTGTCGGGCACCTATGGTGCGGACCAGGCCAACCTGAAGCTGCCCGCCCCCAACACGCTGGTGATGCAGCTGGTCGACCATGGCACCCCGGCATCGACGCGCATCTATACCGTGGCGGCCGATCACTCGACGCTGACCGAGACCAAGGCGTTCTACAGGCACGACGGAACGCCGATCCTGCAGACCAACCTGTTCAAGCGCATCCCGTAG
- a CDS encoding TonB-dependent receptor, with product MRNALYLSIALALSPCSMPLAMAAGADGLDAPVTAPIAAQPLARALEQLSRSSGVQFLYSATGDARMAGAVPRGATVRQALDALLAGTGLGYTVVDGNVIAIDPAPARSAPKPAAPPAREAEAVVAPTLGTIKVIAAHEVIDQKKTSPVIKDSVIYDEMDSYGDETLAESLMAAPGLSAVEDAGEPRYVTVRGVQANLNYTTIDGIAIASVGGSGSGERMNNLQLIPSDIGTRTDIYKSFSAEQAPDAIGGVIDIISRSAFDRAGRYVFADVAGIYSTAETNVERSAGGDHKTLGHFGKSAKAVFSDQFGADQEFGIVAVARYEQRSRNSVKRWVESNYYYNEAGKYLTDGTTEPTEATGWNGLRAPGNFSTGTYTNYITNFGGSAKLEWKPAEDPFYASLLLYSYRFYENSTMNKTDLYGNAKFPIRNQSGDGGTTQINSIYIKNRHDRWDRSNRGAIASFNWDIGDRSRLSLRGGHTEETFHNTQVYWGVRAYPSNLFVDYANDSHGFPNAVAVSDSSLLTSSAFKLNPAQAYISPRDAKESIDNLRADFSYNIDADARGFGLATGAEYRHLKIWQDIDFDYYKTSATLNDYLYPGSTLLGSVPGFPLIDNRLWHDELYPTLGNNDAAYPNADFTSDYKYVEDIANAYVSAHYAWDRLLLIGGLRYDHTRFDAFSPFSEDGGTTYSSAFRRSSGGYNNLLPSLNATFKLSADQRLRFSASRTLGRPTPSNIAQATSTSCGDDEQGGGFCTIRQGNAALEPRRSTNLDLAWDLYFNGNNGLVSVALFDKVIKDDIYTLTTFENVGDIRYRVTQPMNTDESKLRGVELAVANRNLRWGRQRFDMYVNATRLDGQTNYRISDGSERRLDRLLYQPDWSVNGSVIWRMPWRDAQLRVSGTYRSRMLVDFGDTQWLDSYYDPYMTFNLAFSHKVSPHITLKYEAKNLFNTQPTYSTGPNGRFRTEIDDYGRFFYFHIIYN from the coding sequence ATGCGGAACGCGCTTTACCTGTCGATTGCCCTCGCCCTGTCGCCCTGCAGCATGCCGCTGGCCATGGCGGCCGGTGCCGATGGCCTGGATGCTCCGGTGACCGCGCCCATCGCGGCGCAGCCGCTGGCACGCGCGCTGGAACAGTTGTCACGCAGTTCCGGCGTGCAGTTCCTGTACTCGGCCACGGGGGATGCGCGCATGGCCGGTGCGGTTCCGCGCGGAGCCACGGTGAGGCAGGCGCTGGACGCGCTGCTGGCCGGAACCGGCCTGGGGTACACCGTTGTGGATGGCAATGTGATCGCCATCGATCCGGCGCCCGCGCGCAGTGCACCGAAGCCGGCCGCCCCGCCTGCGCGTGAGGCGGAGGCCGTGGTGGCACCCACCCTGGGCACCATCAAGGTGATCGCGGCCCATGAAGTGATCGACCAGAAGAAGACCTCGCCGGTGATCAAGGATTCGGTGATCTACGACGAGATGGACAGCTATGGCGATGAAACCCTGGCCGAAAGCCTGATGGCCGCGCCGGGCCTGAGCGCGGTGGAAGATGCCGGTGAGCCGCGCTATGTGACGGTGCGCGGCGTGCAGGCCAACCTGAACTACACCACCATCGACGGCATCGCGATCGCCAGCGTGGGTGGCAGCGGTTCGGGCGAGCGCATGAACAACCTGCAGCTGATTCCCAGTGACATCGGCACCCGCACCGACATCTACAAGAGCTTCAGCGCCGAGCAGGCGCCGGACGCCATCGGCGGGGTGATCGACATCATCAGCCGCAGTGCCTTCGATCGCGCCGGCCGCTATGTGTTCGCCGACGTGGCCGGCATCTACTCCACGGCTGAAACCAATGTGGAGCGGAGCGCCGGCGGTGACCACAAGACCCTGGGGCATTTCGGCAAGAGCGCCAAGGCGGTGTTCTCCGACCAGTTCGGTGCCGACCAGGAGTTCGGCATCGTCGCGGTGGCGCGCTATGAGCAGCGCTCGCGCAACAGCGTCAAGCGCTGGGTGGAGTCGAACTACTACTACAACGAGGCCGGCAAGTACCTCACCGACGGCACCACCGAGCCCACCGAGGCCACGGGCTGGAACGGGCTGCGCGCGCCGGGCAACTTCAGTACCGGCACCTACACCAACTACATCACCAATTTCGGCGGCTCGGCCAAGCTGGAGTGGAAGCCGGCGGAGGACCCGTTCTACGCCTCGCTGCTGCTGTATTCGTACCGGTTCTACGAGAACTCGACGATGAACAAGACCGATCTGTATGGCAACGCCAAGTTCCCGATCCGCAACCAGAGCGGAGACGGCGGCACCACCCAGATCAACAGCATCTACATCAAGAACCGCCACGACCGCTGGGACCGCAGCAACCGCGGCGCCATCGCCAGCTTCAACTGGGATATCGGTGACCGCTCGCGGCTGAGCCTGCGTGGTGGCCACACCGAGGAGACCTTTCACAACACCCAGGTCTACTGGGGCGTGCGTGCCTATCCCAGCAACCTGTTTGTCGACTATGCCAACGACAGCCACGGCTTTCCGAACGCCGTCGCGGTCTCCGATTCCAGCCTGCTGACCAGCTCGGCATTCAAGCTCAACCCGGCCCAGGCCTACATCTCGCCACGTGATGCGAAGGAGAGCATCGACAACCTGCGGGCCGACTTCAGCTACAACATCGATGCGGACGCACGCGGCTTCGGCCTGGCCACCGGCGCCGAGTACCGCCACCTGAAGATCTGGCAGGACATCGATTTCGACTACTACAAGACCAGCGCGACCCTCAACGATTACCTCTACCCGGGCTCGACCCTGCTCGGCAGCGTTCCCGGGTTTCCGTTGATCGACAACCGCCTGTGGCATGACGAGCTGTACCCGACGCTGGGCAACAACGATGCAGCCTATCCGAACGCAGACTTCACCAGCGACTACAAGTACGTGGAGGACATTGCCAACGCATATGTGTCGGCACACTACGCTTGGGACCGGCTGCTGCTGATCGGCGGCCTGCGCTACGACCACACCCGCTTCGATGCATTCAGTCCGTTCAGTGAGGACGGCGGGACCACCTACTCCTCGGCGTTCCGCAGGAGCAGCGGTGGCTACAACAACCTGCTGCCGTCACTGAACGCGACCTTCAAGCTGAGCGCGGACCAGCGCCTGCGTTTTTCCGCCAGCCGCACGCTGGGCCGGCCGACGCCGAGCAACATCGCCCAGGCCACCAGCACCAGCTGTGGTGATGACGAGCAGGGAGGCGGCTTCTGCACGATCAGGCAGGGCAATGCGGCGCTGGAGCCGCGTCGTTCCACCAACCTCGATCTGGCGTGGGACCTCTACTTCAATGGCAACAATGGACTGGTCTCGGTCGCGCTGTTCGACAAGGTGATCAAGGACGACATCTATACCCTGACCACGTTCGAGAACGTCGGTGACATCCGCTACCGGGTGACCCAGCCGATGAACACCGACGAGTCGAAGCTGCGCGGTGTCGAGCTGGCCGTGGCCAACCGCAACCTGCGCTGGGGCCGGCAGCGTTTCGACATGTATGTCAACGCCACGCGCCTGGACGGGCAGACCAACTACCGGATCAGCGATGGCAGCGAGCGCCGCCTCGATCGCCTGCTGTACCAGCCGGACTGGTCGGTGAACGGTTCGGTGATCTGGCGCATGCCGTGGCGCGATGCGCAGCTGCGTGTGTCCGGTACCTACCGCAGCCGCATGCTGGTCGACTTCGGCGATACGCAGTGGCTGGATTCCTATTACGACCCGTACATGACCTTCAACCTGGCCTTCAGCCACAAGGTCAGCCCGCACATCACGCTGAAGTACGAGGCGAAGAACCTGTTCAACACCCAGCCGACCTACAGCACCGGCCCCAATGGGCGCTTCCGTACCGAGATCGACGACTACGGCCGCTTCTTCTACTTCCACATCATCTACAACTGA